In one Modestobacter sp. L9-4 genomic region, the following are encoded:
- a CDS encoding MFS transporter: MSTTERRTSHQVTFAVLTTGVIAFALLQSLVTPVLPTLEAALHTDQSSVTWVLTAYLLSASISTPILGRLGDMTGKKRMFVLALTALALGCLLAALATNLTVMIIARVVQGIGGGVLPLAFGIIRDEFPREKVAGAVGAISALIAVGAGVGLVVAGPIVNALSYHWLFWLPLIVLVGAALAAQFLVPESPVRTSGSVNWPAALLLSAWLVALLLAVSQSPTWGWGSGKVLGLLAAAVVLAAAWIALESRSAQPLIDMRMMRVRAVWATNLVALLFGVAMYAAFAFLPQFLQTPSAAGYGFGSSVTVSGLLLLPQTIASFVLGLVSGRLAQRIGSKTVLVIGTLVSAVGYLTFALAHDSQGQVLIASTVMGAGFGLAFAAMSNLIVAAVEPSQTGVASGMNANIRTIGGSLGAAVMASVVTAHAGPSGLPTESGYTNGFLMLTGALVLAGAAALLIPAVRRDPRTHVEPDVELRHPEAALVAGGTVVGDDPE; the protein is encoded by the coding sequence ATGAGCACGACCGAACGCCGTACCTCCCACCAGGTGACCTTCGCCGTCCTGACGACGGGGGTGATCGCCTTCGCGCTCCTGCAGTCGCTGGTGACCCCGGTGCTGCCCACCCTGGAGGCGGCGCTGCACACCGACCAGTCGAGCGTCACCTGGGTGCTGACGGCCTACCTGCTGTCGGCGTCGATCTCCACGCCGATCCTGGGCCGGCTGGGCGACATGACCGGCAAGAAGCGCATGTTCGTCCTGGCGCTGACCGCGCTGGCACTGGGCTGCCTGCTCGCCGCGCTGGCCACCAACCTGACCGTCATGATCATCGCCCGGGTCGTCCAGGGCATCGGCGGTGGCGTGCTGCCGCTGGCCTTCGGGATCATCCGCGACGAGTTCCCCCGCGAGAAGGTCGCCGGCGCCGTCGGGGCCATCTCCGCGCTGATCGCCGTCGGTGCCGGGGTCGGCCTGGTCGTGGCCGGTCCGATCGTGAACGCGCTGAGCTACCACTGGCTGTTCTGGCTGCCGCTGATCGTGCTCGTCGGTGCCGCGCTCGCCGCCCAGTTCCTGGTGCCGGAGTCCCCGGTGCGCACCTCCGGCTCGGTCAACTGGCCGGCCGCCCTGCTGCTGTCGGCCTGGCTGGTCGCGCTGCTGCTCGCCGTCAGCCAGTCCCCGACCTGGGGCTGGGGCTCGGGCAAGGTGCTCGGCCTGCTCGCGGCCGCCGTCGTCCTCGCCGCGGCCTGGATCGCCCTGGAGTCCCGCTCGGCGCAGCCGCTGATCGACATGCGGATGATGCGCGTGCGCGCCGTCTGGGCGACCAACCTCGTCGCGCTGCTGTTCGGTGTCGCCATGTACGCGGCGTTCGCGTTCCTGCCGCAGTTCCTGCAGACGCCCTCGGCGGCCGGCTACGGCTTCGGGTCCTCGGTGACGGTGTCCGGCTTGCTGCTCCTGCCGCAGACCATCGCCTCGTTCGTCCTCGGCCTGGTCTCCGGCCGGCTGGCCCAGCGGATCGGCTCGAAGACCGTCCTGGTCATCGGCACGCTGGTCTCCGCCGTGGGCTACCTGACCTTCGCGCTGGCGCACGACAGCCAGGGGCAGGTGCTGATCGCCTCCACCGTCATGGGCGCCGGCTTCGGGCTGGCCTTCGCCGCGATGTCCAACCTGATCGTCGCCGCCGTCGAGCCGTCCCAGACCGGGGTGGCCAGCGGCATGAACGCCAACATCCGCACCATCGGCGGGTCGCTGGGTGCTGCCGTCATGGCCTCGGTGGTGACCGCGCACGCGGGCCCGAGCGGGCTGCCGACCGAGTCCGGCTACACCAACGGCTTCCTCATGCTCACCGGGGCGCTGGTGCTCGCCGGTGCGGCCGCGCTCCTGATCCCGGCGGTGCGCCGCGACCCGCGGACGCACGTCGAGCCCGACGTCGAGCTGCGCCACCCGGAGGCCGCGCTGGTCGCCGGCGGCACCGTGGTCGGCGACGACCCGGAGTGA
- a CDS encoding iron chaperone: MTATVEQYLAELPADVRARVEELRRVVHELAPGAGESISYAMPVFTLDGAPLLHVGAWRRHIGLYPVPVLDDELEAELAPRRSGRDTVRLPHAAPFPRELVARVVRALVDRRG, from the coding sequence GTGACCGCCACCGTCGAGCAGTACCTCGCCGAGCTCCCCGCCGACGTGCGGGCGCGGGTCGAGGAGCTGCGCCGGGTCGTCCACGAGCTCGCGCCGGGCGCGGGGGAGTCGATCAGCTACGCGATGCCGGTCTTCACCCTGGACGGTGCGCCACTGCTGCACGTCGGGGCGTGGAGGCGCCACATCGGGCTGTACCCGGTGCCGGTGCTGGACGACGAGCTCGAGGCCGAGCTCGCGCCCCGCCGCAGCGGCCGGGACACGGTGCGGCTGCCGCACGCCGCACCGTTCCCGCGGGAGCTGGTGGCCCGGGTGGTCCGGGCGCTGGTCGACCGCCGCGGCTGA
- a CDS encoding EAL domain-containing protein, with protein sequence MRRQRSESERQIADLLQTARRSLGLSVAFFSRFDGTTQHLEVVESSMPLLFHDGLAQPQDTSFCQAVLDGDLPAVMPDVTDFPAAMRLRPARVPRIRSYVTAPVRLSDGTVYGTFCAFGLRSDPELSTRDQTLMEVLANAASVIVEPDLREEQRRSEIEQRVLPVLAAGGPVVVLQPIVDLATGERRGAEALSRFPAEWDRAPDTVFAEAHSIGEGDRLELQALARAATLLDDVPGYVSMNVSPGTLLTDRCRDLLAALPLPRVLLELSEHDQVADYDALVEVLTPLRAAGMGLAIDDVGAGFSSLRHIVVTDPDVIKIDRSIVSGLDTDPVLARLVESLVDFAHGGGVRVVAEGVETAAEHAMLRVLGVDDGQGWHFGRPAPAGHLTVPDAVPGDLGAGTHRRDTQALAG encoded by the coding sequence GTGCGCAGACAGCGCTCGGAGAGCGAACGGCAGATCGCCGACCTGCTGCAGACGGCGCGGCGGTCGCTGGGCCTGAGCGTGGCCTTCTTCAGCCGGTTCGACGGCACCACGCAGCACCTCGAGGTCGTCGAGTCCTCGATGCCGCTGCTCTTCCACGACGGGCTGGCCCAGCCGCAGGACACCAGCTTCTGCCAGGCGGTGCTGGACGGCGACCTCCCGGCGGTCATGCCCGACGTGACCGACTTCCCCGCCGCCATGCGGTTGCGCCCGGCCCGGGTGCCGCGCATCCGCAGCTACGTCACCGCCCCGGTACGGCTGAGCGACGGCACCGTCTACGGCACCTTCTGCGCCTTCGGGCTGCGTTCGGACCCCGAGCTGTCGACCCGTGACCAGACGCTGATGGAGGTGCTGGCCAACGCGGCCTCGGTGATCGTCGAGCCCGACCTGCGCGAGGAGCAGCGGCGCAGCGAGATCGAGCAGCGGGTCCTCCCGGTGCTGGCCGCCGGCGGACCCGTCGTCGTCCTCCAGCCGATCGTCGACCTGGCCACCGGCGAGCGCCGCGGCGCCGAGGCGCTGAGCCGCTTCCCCGCCGAGTGGGACCGCGCGCCCGACACCGTCTTCGCGGAGGCGCACAGCATCGGCGAGGGCGACCGGCTGGAGCTGCAGGCCCTGGCCCGGGCGGCCACGCTGCTGGACGACGTCCCCGGCTACGTGTCGATGAACGTCTCCCCCGGCACGCTGCTCACCGACCGCTGCCGCGACCTGCTCGCGGCGCTCCCGTTGCCGCGGGTGCTGCTGGAGCTGTCCGAGCACGACCAGGTGGCCGACTACGACGCGCTGGTCGAGGTGCTGACCCCACTGCGTGCCGCCGGGATGGGGCTGGCCATCGACGACGTGGGCGCCGGCTTCAGCAGCCTCCGGCACATCGTGGTGACCGACCCCGACGTCATCAAGATCGACCGCAGCATCGTCAGCGGGCTGGACACCGACCCGGTGCTGGCCCGGCTGGTCGAGTCGCTGGTCGACTTCGCCCACGGCGGCGGGGTGCGGGTGGTGGCCGAGGGCGTCGAGACCGCGGCCGAGCACGCGATGCTGCGTGTCCTGGGCGTCGACGACGGGCAGGGCTGGCACTTCGGGCGCCCGGCTCCGGCCGGGCACCTGACCGTCCCGGACGCCGTCCCCGGGGACCTGGGCGCGGGGACACACCGCCGGGACACGCAGGCACTGGCGGGCTGA
- a CDS encoding SpoIIE family protein phosphatase, with translation MRRRGVALNDRLAELVLGERTELQRAVLAADWSQTPLGPVATWSPTLLTAVSTVLNSRFAMMLAWGPELTLVFNDAYTPMLGARHPGALGRSMAEVWSDVWADVQGLVTDVLAGRSTYAEDLPLTMTRHGFAEETWFTFSYSPVVEPEGRVAGLLNTVVESTPRVLSARRMGVLQQLGSLPRSVHGSTEAAAVAALRVLADADADCPFGVVYLLEDDEAGARRTASYGVDPAGALSDAVLQAAVRQAVTTGAVVPVGDLGARLPGIADAGPVGSAGVETAFALPLTAAGRDRPIGALVLGVSPHLRVDAEYLTFLQLAAGQVAAAVADAQAVLAERRRAAERAELDRSRAQFFTEVAVTLQRAVLGPTVLPTGFAVHYEPAAGTLEVGGDWYDVVDLPGGSYGVVVGDVVGRGLDAAAVMGQLRSAGRALLLESRSPAHVLSALDRFAALVPGAICSTVFCGIVDPAAATLRYSSAGHPPAVLVDDQGRAQLLEGARGVPLAVLEGVQRPEAQVSLPPGSTLLLYTDGLVERRDEALDEGIDRAVQALVAGRHLASTVLADLLTDQLLSDAPDDDVAFLLYRSPG, from the coding sequence GTGCGGAGGAGAGGTGTCGCGCTGAACGATCGGCTGGCCGAGCTGGTGCTGGGGGAGCGCACCGAGCTCCAGCGGGCGGTCCTGGCGGCGGACTGGTCGCAGACCCCGCTCGGCCCGGTGGCGACCTGGTCCCCGACGCTGCTGACCGCGGTGAGCACGGTGCTGAACTCCCGGTTCGCGATGATGCTGGCCTGGGGCCCGGAGCTGACGCTCGTCTTCAACGACGCCTACACGCCCATGCTCGGTGCCCGTCATCCCGGCGCCCTCGGGCGGTCGATGGCCGAGGTCTGGTCCGACGTGTGGGCCGACGTGCAGGGGCTGGTCACCGACGTCCTCGCCGGTCGGAGCACCTACGCCGAGGACCTGCCGCTGACGATGACCCGGCACGGGTTCGCGGAGGAGACCTGGTTCACCTTCTCCTACAGTCCGGTCGTCGAGCCCGAGGGCCGGGTGGCAGGGTTGCTCAACACGGTCGTCGAGTCCACGCCGCGCGTGCTGTCGGCCCGCCGGATGGGGGTCCTGCAGCAGCTGGGCAGCCTGCCGCGCTCGGTCCACGGCAGCACCGAGGCAGCCGCTGTCGCCGCCCTCCGGGTGCTCGCCGACGCCGACGCCGACTGCCCGTTCGGCGTGGTCTACCTCCTGGAGGACGACGAGGCAGGCGCCCGGCGCACCGCCAGCTACGGGGTGGACCCGGCGGGCGCGCTGTCCGATGCGGTCCTGCAGGCGGCGGTGCGGCAGGCGGTGACCACCGGCGCGGTCGTCCCGGTGGGCGACCTGGGGGCCCGGCTGCCCGGCATCGCCGACGCCGGCCCGGTCGGGTCCGCCGGCGTCGAGACCGCGTTCGCGCTGCCGCTGACCGCGGCGGGCCGGGACCGGCCGATCGGTGCGCTGGTGCTCGGCGTCAGCCCGCACCTGCGGGTGGACGCCGAGTACCTCACCTTCCTGCAGCTGGCCGCCGGTCAGGTGGCCGCGGCCGTGGCCGACGCCCAGGCGGTCCTGGCCGAGCGCCGGCGGGCGGCGGAGCGGGCCGAGCTGGACCGCTCGCGGGCGCAGTTCTTCACCGAGGTCGCCGTCACCCTGCAGCGCGCCGTCCTCGGGCCGACCGTGCTGCCGACCGGGTTCGCCGTCCACTACGAGCCGGCCGCCGGGACCCTGGAGGTCGGTGGCGACTGGTACGACGTCGTCGACCTGCCCGGTGGGTCCTACGGGGTGGTCGTGGGCGACGTCGTCGGGCGCGGGCTCGACGCGGCCGCGGTGATGGGCCAGCTGCGCAGCGCCGGGCGGGCGCTGCTGCTGGAGAGCCGCTCCCCGGCACACGTGCTCTCCGCACTCGACCGGTTCGCCGCCCTGGTGCCCGGGGCCATCTGCAGCACCGTCTTCTGCGGCATCGTCGACCCGGCGGCGGCCACCCTGCGCTACAGCAGCGCCGGGCACCCACCCGCCGTCCTGGTCGACGACCAGGGCCGGGCGCAGCTGCTGGAGGGGGCACGCGGCGTGCCCCTGGCGGTGCTGGAGGGCGTGCAGCGCCCCGAGGCGCAGGTGAGCCTGCCGCCGGGGTCGACGCTGCTGCTCTACACCGACGGCCTCGTCGAGCGGCGGGACGAGGCGCTCGACGAGGGCATCGACCGGGCGGTGCAGGCACTGGTCGCCGGCCGCCACCTGGCCTCCACGGTGCTGGCCGACCTGCTCACCGACCAGCTGCTGTCCGACGCCCCCGACGACGACGTCGCGTTCCTGCTCTACCGCAGCCCCGGCTGA
- a CDS encoding RNA 2'-phosphotransferase, with the protein MTDVVRVSKRLSYVLRHHPDSVGLTLDEHGWVDVGDLLAALHLTRAELDEVVAGNDKRRYALDATGTRIRASQGHSVPVDLGHAPAVPPDELFHGTVERFLPAILVEGLRPGARHAVHLSADRGTAEQVGARRGRPVVLRVDAAAMAQDGVVFTCSDNGVWLVEAVPPRYLTR; encoded by the coding sequence GTGACCGACGTCGTCCGGGTCAGCAAGCGGCTGTCGTACGTGCTGCGGCACCACCCGGACAGCGTCGGGCTGACCCTGGACGAGCACGGCTGGGTCGACGTCGGGGACCTGCTCGCCGCGCTGCACCTCACCCGCGCCGAGCTGGACGAGGTGGTCGCCGGCAACGACAAGAGGCGGTACGCCCTGGACGCGACCGGCACCCGGATCCGGGCCAGTCAGGGTCACAGCGTCCCGGTCGACCTGGGCCACGCCCCCGCCGTCCCGCCCGACGAGCTCTTCCACGGCACCGTCGAGCGGTTCCTGCCGGCGATCCTGGTCGAGGGCCTGCGCCCGGGGGCCCGGCACGCGGTGCACCTCAGCGCCGACCGGGGGACGGCCGAGCAGGTGGGGGCGCGGCGGGGGAGGCCCGTCGTCCTGCGGGTCGACGCCGCCGCGATGGCGCAGGACGGCGTCGTCTTCACGTGCTCGGACAACGGGGTCTGGCTGGTCGAGGCCGTCCCGCCGCGGTACCTGACGCGCTAG
- a CDS encoding TetR/AcrR family transcriptional regulator yields the protein MTSATRTSEARERLLRTASALFYAEGLRGVGVDRVVAEAAVTRATFYRHFPGKEDLVVAYLAGVDRSVREQAGEVPADPAAAARWLHGLTSLVGDTVCGVGFRGCAFINAAAENPDPASPVRRAVREHREWLEGAVRSALATAGHPDPVEAARHWLVLRDGAMVAGYLADPVQAQAVLDAGLRDLLARATAR from the coding sequence ATGACCAGCGCGACCAGGACGTCGGAGGCCCGGGAGCGGCTGCTGCGCACCGCGTCCGCGCTCTTCTACGCCGAGGGGCTGCGCGGCGTCGGCGTCGACCGGGTGGTCGCCGAGGCGGCCGTCACCCGGGCCACCTTCTACCGGCACTTCCCCGGCAAGGAGGACCTGGTCGTGGCCTACCTGGCCGGGGTTGACCGGTCGGTGCGCGAGCAGGCCGGCGAGGTGCCGGCCGACCCGGCCGCGGCCGCCCGCTGGCTGCACGGGCTCACCTCGCTGGTGGGCGACACGGTGTGCGGCGTCGGTTTCCGCGGCTGCGCGTTCATCAACGCCGCGGCCGAGAACCCCGACCCGGCGAGCCCGGTGCGGCGGGCCGTGCGGGAGCACCGCGAGTGGCTGGAGGGCGCCGTCCGTTCCGCCCTCGCCACCGCAGGCCACCCCGACCCGGTCGAGGCGGCCCGCCACTGGCTGGTGCTGCGCGACGGCGCGATGGTCGCCGGCTACCTCGCCGACCCGGTGCAGGCGCAGGCCGTCCTGGACGCCGGCCTGCGCGACCTGCTGGCCCGGGCGACCGCGCGCTAG
- a CDS encoding organic hydroperoxide resistance protein, whose translation MAAVYTALATATGEGRNGHTRTSDGTIDLDLKVPTEMGGPGGGANPEQLFAAGYAACFHGALKMVAGKQKVAFTDSAVTAEVGIGPNDAGGFALEVTLHVELGGIEQSAAEALVEAAHQVCPYSNATRGNVPVTLEVETA comes from the coding sequence ATGGCTGCCGTCTACACCGCACTCGCCACCGCCACCGGGGAGGGCCGCAACGGCCACACCCGCACCTCCGACGGCACCATCGACCTCGACCTCAAGGTCCCCACCGAGATGGGTGGCCCCGGCGGTGGCGCCAACCCCGAGCAGCTCTTCGCCGCCGGCTACGCCGCCTGCTTCCACGGCGCGCTCAAGATGGTCGCCGGCAAGCAGAAGGTCGCCTTCACCGACTCCGCGGTGACCGCCGAGGTCGGCATCGGCCCGAACGACGCCGGCGGCTTCGCCCTCGAGGTCACCCTGCACGTCGAGCTCGGTGGCATCGAGCAGTCGGCCGCCGAGGCCCTCGTCGAGGCCGCCCACCAGGTCTGCCCGTACTCCAACGCCACCCGCGGCAACGTCCCGGTCACCCTCGAGGTCGAGACCGCCTGA
- a CDS encoding SDR family NAD(P)-dependent oxidoreductase, with amino-acid sequence MQIDLTGRTALVTGSSQGIGLAIATGLAGAGAAVVLTGRDAAKLAAAAAGIDGPVTTVAGDVTTDEGTAQLLEQVPAVDVLVNNLGIFGAKPALEITDDEWRRYFETNVLTSVRLTRAYLPGMVARGWGRVQYIASDSAVVVPAEMIHYGMTKTALLAVSRGFAKEAAGSGVTVNSVIAGPTHTGGVEDLVRSLVGGELSWDDAQREFMRTHRPQSLIQRLIEPEEIANMCVYLASPLASATTGGALRVDGGYVDAVLP; translated from the coding sequence ATGCAGATCGACCTCACCGGCCGCACCGCCCTCGTCACGGGCTCCTCGCAGGGCATCGGCCTGGCCATCGCCACCGGACTCGCCGGGGCCGGCGCCGCCGTCGTCCTCACTGGGCGGGACGCCGCGAAGCTGGCGGCCGCCGCGGCCGGGATCGACGGCCCGGTGACCACCGTGGCCGGCGACGTCACCACCGACGAGGGGACGGCGCAGCTGCTCGAGCAGGTGCCCGCCGTCGACGTCCTGGTCAACAACCTGGGGATCTTCGGCGCCAAGCCGGCCCTGGAGATCACCGACGACGAGTGGCGCCGCTACTTCGAGACCAACGTGCTCACCTCGGTGCGGCTGACCCGCGCCTACCTGCCCGGCATGGTCGCCCGCGGCTGGGGCCGGGTGCAGTACATCGCCAGTGACTCGGCCGTGGTCGTGCCGGCCGAGATGATCCACTACGGGATGACCAAGACGGCGCTGCTCGCGGTCTCCCGCGGCTTCGCCAAGGAGGCCGCCGGCTCCGGGGTCACCGTCAATTCCGTCATCGCCGGCCCGACGCACACCGGCGGCGTCGAGGACCTCGTCCGCTCCCTCGTCGGCGGCGAGCTGTCCTGGGACGACGCGCAGCGGGAGTTCATGCGCACCCACCGGCCTCAGTCGCTGATCCAGCGGCTGATCGAGCCCGAGGAGATCGCGAACATGTGCGTCTACCTGGCCTCCCCGCTGGCCTCGGCCACCACCGGCGGCGCGCTGCGGGTCGACGGCGGCTACGTGGACGCCGTCCTGCCCTGA
- a CDS encoding SDR family NAD(P)-dependent oxidoreductase codes for MERLDGTRVLVTGGTSGLGAAMAAALVEAGAQVVVTGRDVDRARAAAEGLGAVGIAMDVRSDEDVTRGVQTAADVLGGIDVLVNNAGIGMRSVNPRFLTDPQPFWAVPPAGFRDLVETDLTGYFLVARAVVPRMLEAGSGRVVTVSMNHSTMNRRGFVPYGPARAGAEALARIMAQDLQDSPVTANILLPGGATATGMIPDDVPPELRAHLLDPGVMAAPIRWLCSAAAAGVHDQRIVASEFEGWLAART; via the coding sequence ATGGAGCGACTGGACGGCACCCGGGTGCTGGTCACCGGCGGCACGAGCGGCCTGGGCGCGGCGATGGCCGCCGCCCTGGTCGAGGCCGGCGCGCAGGTGGTGGTCACCGGGCGGGACGTCGACCGGGCGCGGGCGGCCGCCGAGGGCCTCGGTGCGGTCGGCATCGCGATGGACGTCCGCAGCGACGAGGACGTGACCCGGGGCGTGCAGACGGCCGCCGACGTCCTGGGCGGGATCGACGTCCTGGTCAACAACGCCGGGATCGGCATGCGGTCGGTCAACCCGCGCTTCCTGACCGACCCGCAGCCGTTCTGGGCCGTGCCGCCGGCGGGGTTCCGCGACCTGGTCGAGACGGACCTGACCGGCTACTTCCTCGTCGCCCGGGCCGTCGTGCCGCGCATGCTCGAGGCGGGCAGCGGTCGGGTGGTCACCGTGTCGATGAACCACTCGACGATGAACCGTCGCGGCTTCGTCCCCTACGGCCCGGCCCGGGCGGGCGCCGAGGCGCTGGCCCGGATCATGGCCCAGGACCTCCAGGACTCACCGGTGACGGCCAACATCCTGCTGCCCGGCGGCGCCACGGCCACCGGGATGATCCCGGACGACGTCCCGCCGGAGCTGCGCGCGCACCTGCTGGACCCGGGCGTCATGGCCGCGCCGATCCGCTGGCTGTGCTCGGCGGCCGCGGCCGGCGTGCACGACCAGCGGATCGTCGCCAGCGAGTTCGAGGGCTGGCTCGCCGCGCGCACCTGA
- a CDS encoding isopenicillin N synthase family oxygenase, translated as MTFAVPVVDISAYVQDGPAGQRAAVARAMDDACRTVGFVQVVGHGVPDAVAAGLAGAMDAFFGLPLEAKNAWRTPPEVNRGYSPPKSESLSLSLGVEAASRMNDFFEAFNVGASQETYPHAPGLPQPDYAANTWPDVAGFRPAVDAWFTEAARVARTLTRVFADALGLAPDFFDRLTGHSLDVLRMNNYALPEGTVRLDGDLTGMGEHTDYGIVTVLWADRVAGLQVLGGDGGWHDVVPAEGALLVNLGDVTARLTNERWLSTLHRVKPPVVDGTISRRRSAAFFHDGDVDALITTLPSCLEPGEQPRYSPVTVGEHVAAKLRGSRAGVVNTAADREAARVLAARS; from the coding sequence ATGACCTTCGCCGTCCCGGTCGTCGACATCTCCGCCTACGTGCAGGACGGCCCCGCCGGGCAGCGCGCCGCCGTCGCCCGCGCGATGGACGACGCCTGCCGCACCGTCGGCTTCGTCCAGGTCGTCGGCCACGGCGTGCCCGACGCGGTCGCCGCCGGGCTGGCCGGGGCGATGGACGCCTTCTTCGGCCTGCCGCTGGAGGCCAAGAACGCCTGGCGCACCCCGCCGGAGGTCAACCGCGGCTACAGCCCGCCGAAGAGCGAGTCGCTGTCGCTCTCCCTCGGGGTGGAGGCCGCGAGCCGGATGAACGACTTCTTCGAGGCGTTCAACGTGGGCGCCTCGCAGGAGACCTACCCGCACGCGCCGGGGCTGCCCCAGCCCGACTACGCGGCCAACACCTGGCCCGACGTCGCCGGCTTCCGGCCCGCCGTCGACGCCTGGTTCACCGAGGCGGCCCGCGTGGCGCGCACCCTCACCCGGGTCTTCGCCGACGCCCTCGGCCTCGCCCCGGACTTCTTCGACCGGCTCACCGGCCACTCCCTCGACGTGCTGCGGATGAACAACTACGCCCTGCCCGAGGGCACCGTGCGCCTCGACGGCGACCTCACCGGCATGGGCGAGCACACCGACTACGGCATCGTCACCGTGCTGTGGGCCGACCGGGTCGCCGGCCTCCAGGTGCTGGGCGGCGACGGCGGCTGGCACGACGTCGTGCCCGCCGAGGGCGCGCTGCTGGTCAACCTCGGCGACGTCACCGCCCGGCTGACCAACGAGCGCTGGCTGTCGACGCTGCACCGGGTCAAGCCGCCGGTCGTCGACGGCACCATCTCCCGCCGCCGGTCGGCGGCCTTCTTCCACGACGGGGACGTCGACGCGCTGATCACCACCCTGCCCTCCTGCCTGGAGCCGGGTGAGCAGCCGCGGTACTCCCCGGTGACGGTGGGGGAGCACGTGGCGGCCAAGCTGCGCGGTTCCCGGGCCGGGGTGGTCAACACCGCCGCCGACCGCGAGGCCGCGCGGGTGCTCGCTGCCCGGTCGTAG
- a CDS encoding SDR family NAD(P)-dependent oxidoreductase, translated as MSRVLITGSTDGLGLLAGQLLAADGHAVTLHARTDARADDARAALPAAEGVLVGDLSTLAGVRAVAGQAEDAGRFDAVVHNAAVGYQERRRVETEDGLALVFSVNVLAPYLLTALMTPPDRLVYLSSGMHRSGDPALDDLQWTRRRWNGSQAYADSKLWDAVLSAAVARRWPDVLVNSVDPGWVATRMGGPGASDDLAQGPVTQAWLAVSDDDAARTSGGHWYHRARRATHPAVSDVAVQDGLLAACAELTGAPLP; from the coding sequence GTGTCCCGCGTCCTGATCACCGGCTCCACCGACGGGCTCGGCCTGCTGGCCGGGCAGCTGCTCGCCGCCGACGGCCACGCCGTCACCCTGCACGCCCGCACCGACGCCCGCGCGGACGACGCCCGGGCCGCACTGCCGGCCGCCGAGGGCGTGCTGGTCGGTGACCTGTCCACGCTGGCCGGCGTCCGCGCGGTCGCCGGGCAGGCCGAGGACGCCGGACGGTTCGACGCCGTCGTTCACAACGCCGCCGTCGGCTACCAGGAGCGCCGGCGCGTGGAGACCGAGGACGGTCTGGCGCTGGTCTTCTCGGTCAACGTGCTCGCCCCCTACCTGCTGACCGCGCTGATGACGCCGCCCGACCGGCTCGTGTACCTCAGCTCCGGCATGCACCGCAGCGGTGACCCGGCGCTGGACGACCTGCAGTGGACCCGGCGCCGCTGGAACGGCTCGCAGGCCTACGCCGACAGCAAGCTCTGGGACGCCGTCCTGTCCGCCGCCGTCGCCCGGCGGTGGCCCGACGTCCTGGTCAACTCCGTCGACCCGGGGTGGGTGGCGACCCGGATGGGCGGGCCGGGGGCGTCGGACGACCTCGCGCAGGGCCCGGTCACCCAGGCCTGGCTCGCGGTCTCCGACGACGACGCGGCCCGCACGAGCGGCGGCCACTGGTACCACCGCGCCCGGCGCGCGACCCACCCGGCGGTGTCCGACGTCGCCGTCCAGGACGGTCTGCTCGCGGCCTGCGCCGAGCTCACCGGCGCCCCGCTGCCCTGA